A section of the Bacteroidales bacterium genome encodes:
- a CDS encoding RNA methyltransferase, with translation MNDVVQNTKLLNYLLEFISDNKRNKFDEIIRHRTRYLTIVLEDIFQPHNTSAVLRSCDCFGIQDIHIIENSNKYQVNPDVALGSSKWLNLVQYNSSEHNTRNCLEQLKSKGYRIVATTPHKNGFTLDELPLDQKTALVFGTEMRGLTTEALEMSDAFVKIPMYGFTESLNISVSAALCLYHLTEKLRRSPVQWQLDETEIIETKLEWVRQVIKNAYLIETRFLKEQYSCNSG, from the coding sequence ATGAATGACGTGGTTCAAAATACAAAACTTCTTAACTACCTGCTTGAATTTATTTCTGATAACAAAAGAAACAAATTCGACGAGATAATCCGGCACCGTACGCGCTACCTCACCATTGTGCTGGAAGATATTTTTCAACCTCACAATACGAGCGCTGTGTTGCGCTCCTGCGACTGTTTCGGCATACAGGACATTCACATTATTGAAAACAGCAACAAATATCAGGTAAATCCTGATGTAGCTTTAGGTTCGAGCAAATGGCTCAACCTTGTTCAATACAATTCGTCAGAACACAACACGCGCAATTGTCTTGAGCAACTAAAATCAAAAGGCTACAGAATAGTCGCTACCACGCCACATAAGAATGGCTTTACACTTGATGAACTGCCATTGGATCAGAAAACAGCACTTGTGTTCGGAACCGAAATGCGCGGACTTACTACTGAAGCGTTGGAGATGAGCGATGCTTTCGTTAAAATTCCGATGTATGGGTTCACAGAAAGCCTGAATATTTCTGTTTCGGCTGCATTATGTCTCTACCATTTGACAGAGAAACTGCGAAGGTCGCCCGTTCAATGGCAACTTGATGAAACTGAAATCATTGAAACCAAACTTGAATGGGTCAGACAGGTAATAAAAAATGCATACTTGATTGAAACAAGGTTTCTTAAGGAACAATATTCCTGCAACTCCGGTTGA